A section of the Caloramator mitchellensis genome encodes:
- a CDS encoding VanZ family protein: MDRKFLKWVLVFIWAAIIFIFSSQNGEMSSENNKFILHILKTMGLDINLILDGHADFIIRKAAHFTEYFILYSLLFKAFSEDFSFKNSLIFSIIFTFLYSSSDEFHQSFVPGRAPSFKDVLIDTAGGVMALLLIYARRILRKTRISA; the protein is encoded by the coding sequence ATGGATAGAAAATTTTTAAAATGGGTTTTAGTCTTTATTTGGGCAGCAATAATATTTATTTTTTCCAGCCAAAATGGCGAAATGTCCAGTGAAAATAACAAATTCATTTTACATATCCTAAAAACAATGGGTTTAGATATAAATCTGATTCTTGATGGCCATGCGGATTTTATTATAAGAAAGGCAGCACATTTTACTGAATATTTTATTTTGTATTCACTGCTATTTAAGGCATTTTCAGAAGATTTTTCCTTTAAAAATAGTTTGATTTTTTCAATTATATTTACATTTTTATATTCGTCTTCTGACGAGTTCCACCAAAGTTTTGTTCCAGGAAGAGCTCCATCTTTTAAAGATGTATTGATAGATACAGCAGGAGGAGTGATGGCATTGCTACTTATATATGCAAGAAGAATACTACGTAAAACTCGCATATCTGCTTGA